In Glycine max cultivar Williams 82 chromosome 7, Glycine_max_v4.0, whole genome shotgun sequence, a single window of DNA contains:
- the LOC100807783 gene encoding RING-H2 finger protein ATL67 produces the protein MQQLITPTNFLWPSQENITTLTLISLPFPSTNGEFPISSFLFFSSMSSFNPFSPPPPTATTTPYLTNLGFGYSIAIALGVLFLLSTLILSSYLCCRTLRRRNNNNNRRHTPDGVVLPRVIFVPEDEDDDDDDTRQNDVATGLDQAVINSYPKFPFVKEGNYDSTCSICLCEYKDSEMLRMMPECRHYFHLCCLDPWLKLNGSCPVCRNSPMPTPLSTPLQEVVPLSQYADARARR, from the coding sequence ATGCAGCAGCTAATTACCCCCACCAACTTCCTTTGGCCCTCTCAAGAAAACATAACAACACTCACTCTAATTTCCCTCCCTTTTCCTTCCACAAATGGAGAATTCCCCATCTCAtccttcctcttcttctcttcaatgTCCTCCTTCAACCCCTTCTCTCCTCCTCCACCCACTGCCACCACCACCCCTTACCTCACCAACCTCGGCTTCGGCTACTCCATCGCCATCGCCCTCGGCGTTCTCTTCCTCCTCTCCACCCTCATCCTCTCCTCCTACCTTTGCTGCCGCACCCTCCGCCGccgcaacaacaacaacaaccgcCGCCACACCCCCGATGGCGTCGTGCTCCCGCGCGTGATCTTCGTACCCGAGGACGAGGATGACGACGACGACGACACCCGCCAGAACGACGTCGCCACCGGCCTCGACCAGGCCGTCATAAACTCCTACCCCAAGTTTCCATTCGTTAAGGAAGGTAATTACGACAGCACATGCTCGATCTGTTTGTGCGAGTACAAGGATTCGGAGATGCTGAGGATGATGCCAGAGTGTCGACACTACTTTCATCTCTGTTGTCTCGACCCATGGCTCAAGCTTAACGGGTCCTGCCCCGTTTGCCGGAACTCCCCCATGCCGACGCCGCTGTCCACGCCGCTGCAGGAGGTCGTGCCGCTCTCGCAGTACGCCGATGCCAGGGCGAggaggtga